One Mus pahari chromosome 10, PAHARI_EIJ_v1.1, whole genome shotgun sequence genomic window, GAACAAACACACCTATACTCTCCAGCCTTTCTATAAACTCAGTGGATAAGGACCCTGCCCACAACCACATTGTCTTAGCTAAACAACCAGACACTTCAGACTCACTGAAACAAAACATCTTAGAgactaagagaaagaaaacactcttAGTATGTTTTGAGTCATGACTAGTTTTTGACATTTAATTTCAGTTTAATAGGAATTCATTGTGGCTCTAACATTTACATCAATGCTGAACATGTGTACAACTTTCAGAGTAGCCCAGTGTCATTAATCACAGAatctgagaaagccaggggaacagaaaaggaaatgcttTGTTTATTTAGCATCTATGCTGTCATAtgagatctattttttttttcatgtaaccACCACCTACCACAAGTAAAATGGATATTTtagaatccccccccccatggcagAATCATATCGCTATTTCCACTGTTTTTGGAATTGTAAAAGTTctatacagaaacatacagaacagATAGTGATAAACAGaataatatgtttataaaatggtTGCTCTAAACATATTCATTACCTTATTTTTCCTGTAAGAAAAGCTTGAAGGATGAGTAAGGAAATCTCTACTGGCATACAGCTACAGTTGGGAGGAGTAGAAGACCTGTCAGTGGGGGCAAACCCTGTCTGCAGTATCTGACCGTTTGCGAGTATTTCACAAGAGGatgaaaatttataattaaaaaatgccAGAGGaagtatacactcacacacacacacacacacacacacacacacacacatacatataccaatGTATGTGTTTATACCTTACAAAACAACCACatacttctttttcttaaagacatGAGCTGCTTTAGTTAGAAGTGGTAAGCTTTTCTGGGAAACATCTTGTTGTTCACCTGAAATACCTGGACAGAAAGTTCAGTACATGGATTAAGATATGAAACTTTACAGGTTTGTAAGGATTGAAAACATGCATAGACATTTTCTACTGTCAAATGGTCAAAACCTGAAGTTGTGTTTAGGTCTGAAGGATTGAGGATCCTAGGGGGAAAGCCACGTATAAATATGACAGTGTTGACATAACATGGGTGACAGGCAGGAGGTGAGAGGGCATAACAGATAAAACATCAACACTGATAAAGCCAGGACTGCACTCCAATTCTAAAAGAAGGTGTAACTACTTAAGTAGGCGGTAGTTTTCGTAGCTATTTAACAATCCTGTAAAGATAGTGTTATTGCTGAGATACCATGAATGAAGCAGTGTGAACGAGCATGCTCAGTGGTGTGTACCTTCAATCAGTTCAGACTCACAGGTGACCATGAGAATATCACTCCCCTGACAGTCCCTAAGGTATCTAAACACTCCATGGTGAACATTTAGACAGAAGAGGCATGTTTCTTATTAAGAGTGACAATGTAACAAATACACTCATTGGTCTAGTCAGTTTTAAACATTACAGAAAAATCTAAAACTGTGAAGTTACAGTGTGTTAATCTTTAAAATCACTTGTAAAGAAGGGGAAGTCTGTTAAGTATCAGAAGACAAAAACCTAACAGAAAAATGTAACTGACAAATGCAATCttgaaaaaaatgtgaatgagtttttaaaaagactggtTTTTGGCCCACAAGGCCACTAAGAAACAAACGATAAAGGAgtcctatttaaaaataagaacttaaGCAAAATTCCCAATACTGACACCTTTCTTTTATAGATTTCTTGGTGGCTAGACAAGTGACATCTCAAATGATGAGTACGATGAACTTAACAAATGCTTTGATGTGACTGTTGCACAGTCATCTTCTGAAGGACACCAGTGACTTATATCATACTGCCTCTAGATGGCTGCTGAGATACAGCTATTGTTGATTATATTAACATGCACAAGAGTTTACTGCTTAAGATGTCTGGCTTTCTTCTCTCAAAGACAGGGCTGGGGAATGGCCCACAGGTTAAAACTGGCCTGTTGCttgtttctgtaaataaaattttatttaaaaggttaCATTTTCATCTCTATGCTACCTGTGGCTGTCACACTGTAAAGGCAAAGGTGTACAGTAAAGAGAATATCTGATTCTCAGAGAAGCCTGAATTATTGACTACCAGATCCTACAAAGAGAGCATCTAGAACACACGCATCCTCCTCGTCACAGGTACCAGACCTCCTCGAACTCTGGTGTGTGGATGACTCTATCTTCTAGGCTTATTCTGTCCATTGGTGTGGATCCTGAAACTTTCATATCACAGCGGGGGTTCACTTTTAATATGTTTGGAACATAATCATTATCTCCAGCCATAATCTGCTTGATGTCAGGCATTCTCTAAGAATTAGAGATTAATACAATGGAAGAGCCATCTGGCAACAGACAGACTAGAAAACTGTGCCTCTTATTTTATCCTGAATAAGGAATAAGGGCAGTAAAAGGAGCAAAACCCAAATACATTTTAGAGTAAATCCCAGTAAGTCAGGGAAAAAGGTTTcagcattcaaacacaggcagacagacatatcaatatgtgtgtgcatgtgtacacacatgtgcgtgcTCACTCCCATACACACAGTCATACTTACATTCATTACAAACTAAAAAATACGACATGAAGtatattgttttataaatatattactgtctatatacatatagatacatcCATAAAAGACATGTTAAATAATCATTTGTATAATCAATACTActtttgtgtatttaaaaattacacattctattaaaattatcaaaataatctttaaaaataccaagAATAAAACCAAGTGTTTCTTTCCATGTAAGAGGTTCTGAATCTTCTCATTGGTCAAATAGACCCTAGGCTTGGTCATTCACAACTCAAAGACACCGTTCAATCAGGAAAATGTTATCCATTAAAAGACAACCCCCTATTTTTAATACTTCAtaacaaatgtgtatatataaaacaccCTCTTTAGGtaattacatattttcataaatgtattttcataaaaacaaaaattcaagttGTCACCAGTATCAAATATTTTACTGGCGACCATTACTTTCACTGTTTAGGTCAGTGACAAACTCCCATTAGGATTAACAAGACTGAAATGTCTATATTACATGcaagaaaagaggaaattctGAGGGCCATTTTGGCCAGTTAGGTACTATTCCCTCTGGACTAAGACACAGGGACAGCAAACTGCTATTACTGCATAAAGTACAGTTGACTCTCTATTATTCAGGGGCAGAATATTCCAGTCTGAGTCCTTTTTAATCAGCTGACCAATTCTGACTTTTATTATTCACTAGCACACCATTTcaggttgtttatttatttatttatcttagctAGTCTGATAAATAGAAATTAGAGATTGGGAAGAAATATTCTAGCTAAAATTAAGGTTTATGATCAGCTACAAATTTGATAATGGACTCCTTTTACTTATTacctgagggttttgttttgttttattttgagaaattgaTGTAGATAAAATCTGCCAGTTACCTTATTCTTAACATCTGAAAGCAGCATTGGTGCTTCATCAGAGGGGACAGACTGCCCTCTTGTCATAAGAAAACCTTTTCTTAGCACATAGCCAATGGCACTGAGAAatgtaggagtgggtgggtcagaGCTACCCACTCCATGACACACACTGGCAGAGATTATAGTAAAGATGAAAAAGAGGGCAACTTCAGCTAAAAATGTAAGAAGGCCAAATTTTAAGTCATATCCTTTTTACCTAAGGTCTCACTTAAATCATTTTAGTCAAGTATGCCCATTTCCAAACAATCACAGTGCTAATATGAAGCAAAAGTGACATGTTCATTAAGTGACTTCCTAGCCTAGCCTCACAATGTGGCTGGGTAGCCTGGGTGAGGGGAACCCCAcatttgcagccctgttcctggGTAAGAGGAACCCCACATTTGTAGTCCTGTTCCTGGGTAAAAGGAACCCCACATTTGCAACCCTGTTCCTGGGTAAGAGGAATCCCACATTTGCAACCCTGTTCTTGGCATTCACTTAGCCTCCACATTTCAACTTGTCCTTCAGATCATGACTGAGAGAATCAAGGACAGTTTCATAGGTCGGCTGCGTCACTCCCagacacagcacttgggagggctGGGGTGGCACCACCTGCAGCACTCTGGGGACAGATGAGTGCCACGCTCACTCAAACACAACAGCAGTAACTGTAGAACATCACTTTCCTGAATTAAGTTTGCTGAACATGGTTCAGATTATTGGATATGCTAATATGCACAATGCTGTTTAGAAGCATTTACTGTGTACCCAAATCCTACTCCATGCAACACACAGTGTCACACAAGTAGTGAAAATGTTATCCTAGTCGAAGATGCTTGGACATTATTTTCAGGCAgcattttacctttattttaagTTAAGTTCACACTAGGTAAgttttaggaaaaagaaaatgccaataaatttatttaatatattttaatatataaaactaaGACAGACACCTTTATTCACcttgttacttttattttctatccTATTCTAGACTtcaattttcctttaattttttttttatttaaataagggATAAAATGTTGCCCAAAAGTCTAATTATAGTTACACATTTGTGTTTTTAACTAGATCTACAAATCAAAATAGTTCTTATTGTTAAAAAGATACAATTTGTATCAACAGTAAAAGGTACTTTCTGGTTTCCAGGGCTTTGCCTCTCTCAGACTGCAGAAGCATCTAGACCAAGCATCCAGGCTGACTACAGGAGCAGAGCTGGACTTGTTGCTGCAACAAGTAAAATCAGAGGCAGCTTCTGTCCATCCCAACGCTGTCTGCACTGGCCATAGAGCCATCTCCGATGCTCAGAAAGGTCACTACAGCAAGCAAAACCCATGACTTTGCAACCAGAAATATCCCTTACTAATACTAGAACAGACTTTAGTCTGTATCTAAAACTACACTATTTGTGGCAAGAGTCTGGCCTTAATAATATAGCAGGCTCCCCAAAAAAACTAccttcaggaaaatggaaaatatacaGTATCTTACAAAAACTTTAAGTTACCATTTACAAGTCCTCCGTTGCCATTTCTATAGTGCAGTATCAGTAAATGTTGCATATCCTCAACACATCAGACCACCTCAGGCCAGCCTCAATAAACAGCAGGAAGCTAGAGtgtattaaatataaaagttgcATTGAGAATACTTGGATTCATTAAAAGCAGGCAAGTACTGAGAAAGGGCTATTCACCCAGTACTGTGCCTCCCACAAAAAGACAGAGGTTAAAAATGCATGTTAATGGAAACCAAGGACTTCAATCCCATTTCTACTGTCAAAAAGCACATTTCAGTTAGAAAGCAAAGCCCTAACCTGTAATAGTTACAGCTTTTGCCTTattcataaaagagaaaatggaaacatttttttccattgattgcatctgcttttttttaaactgaccatttaaaataactaattttcTTAACAGGAAAcatccaaacaaaaataaaataataaaaagtgccATACCGGGAATCACTCTAATATGTACTATTTCCATTTTAACATAACTGGaagcttacatttttttttaaatataaagtcaGTGCTGTAGTATATCTTTGTTCCTATAAATAATGATTATAGCACAAAGAAGCCCACtttccccaaataaaaataacttaaaaagctGTAAAGGATTCTAGTTACGCTTGGCTTGAGGACATAGTTTGCTAGGTCTAGTCCAGTACCTCCCCATTCTGAAGGTACTGCAATTGCTTGCAGTTGACAGACAAACACCAAGTTAATAAGACAGGAAACAAGGATAAAAAGTGCTGCATATAAACCCCTGATGCACCAAAGAGGAATATCAAAGATCACACATACATCTATTAAATCAAACTGGAGAAATTTCCAGCCAAGTGTAtagctttaaaaaggaaatgttaaaaaaaaaaaaaagtttgaatgtAAAGCAATCCCGTGATAAGTGATAAGCCCACCAAGTGGGTTCCATACAGATTCCATGATGCAATACTTCACATAAATGGATACTATATAACCTCCCTGCCGAGAAGGAGATCACACGTGCTATTGTAGCAAACCCCCCTCAGCAACTGAGCTGAACAAAAGCTACTCAACACCACCAAGATGCGTCATGCTTTCAGTAACCCAGCTGCGATTTCTCCACTAGGATGGCTGCAGCGAGCTGCTGGGCATCCGTCACATGAGGGTTCCGTTTCATGACAAGCCTCACGAGGTCAGGGGGAAAGATGTTGCACAAATTGATAAAAATCTTCTCTCGGTTGTCCTGGTACCTTGGAGGATCGTGTGGCATTCCACAGTAGGGGATTCTCCAGGTGGGCTCCTGCTGCTCAGGCAGGCTCTGGAAGGTGATCGACTCATAGCATGGGGGCGTGGAATTATCGGGTAAGGAGTAAGTCTGCCGATAGCCATATGCTTCCATCCCATAGCTTGGCCTATCCCAGCTTCCTAGACCTTCCTGGCGAGAATAAGGCTTTCTTTGTCTTGAAGGAGAACTATCATAGAGTCGAGAATCAGAAATGCTGTCTATTCTCGTGGCCACTAAGGACCTCCCTAGGTGTGGTGCTTTCGAATGTGCTGAACTTGGTGGAGAGGGGTAATCGCCAGGACAGCTGGAGCGGGCACCCACGGCAGGGTGCTGCAGATGCATAGCCAAGTGTGGAAGAGGACGCTTGTGATGGAACTTTGGTTCTTCATGACTGTAACTCTGAACTCTGGTTAAGGGGTCGTGGAAAGTCTGCAGGAAGGGCTGGGAATTAAGGCGGCTGTGGGGGTGCGTGTGCTGACACTTGAGACTCTCTTCCAGCTGTGGGTCAGGAGAGCTGACATAGGAGCGGTCACTGTACCCCACATAGGAGTCGCTGCTCCCACAACTCACGCTCCCTTCGCTGCTGCAGTCTGAAGCTACAGAGTTCACCCTATAGTCAGTGTCTAATGAGAAACGCCTTTCAGGACTCCGGGGGCCTGAGATACTCAGATTAGAATATGCATTCAACATGGAATAATATCCAACGTCAACAGGGGAGTCACATTTTGGATACTGTTCATAAGGCATTGGCGTTCCATGATTTTTGGTTGCCATCATCATTGGAGGGTATTGTCCCTGTGGTCTTTGATCCTGAGGTGGGAAATGAACTCCAGATGGAAGGCCATTGCTTAAAGGTGTAGTGCTTTGGGGTTTTGCAGTAGGAGTGGCCGGGATACTAACTAAGGAAGGTACAGACCTGGTTTCCAACTTGTTTTTGGTGGGAAGCTTCTCCTCTATGTCTTGGTAGACATGAGTCCTTATGCTTGGGTCTGACTGTCTCTTTGGAGCACCTCGTTTAACATCCGAAGTGCTATCCGCCTTGGTGCTGCAAGGAACACTGTTGCTTTTCACCAGTCCCCCTTCATTTGTAGTTTTGGCTGCTGTATTTCTAGACATGGCACGAAGTTCATCAGCCACTGACCGCTGAGGCTGACTGCCCCTTTCTGGGTGGTAATATTTGCACTTGTGTCCATAGGTACACTTCTTTCCTAT contains:
- the Zc3h12c gene encoding probable ribonuclease ZC3H12C isoform X2; protein product: MSLYFPANEYGVVCIQEYRKSSKVESSARNSFMGLKDHLEHDLGHLYMESTDPQMSAAVTWPMVEKPTMDTVNAGKEGKGVSEENASSGDSEGSASSDHESEQLSSLSVEPCLLTKTHRQLCRSPCLEPHLLKHSDILQDFKPEESQTPSKEVRNPPDVAREYQTKLEFALKLGYSEEQIQLVLNKLGTDALINDILGELVKLGNKSEADQTASTINSVMRETSSLESQRSESPMQEAVVDDGENLRPVVIDGSNVAMSHGNKEVFSCRGIKLAVDWFLERGHKDITVFVPAWRKEQSRPDALITDQEILRKLEKEKILVFTPSRRVQGRRVVCYDDRFIVKLAFESDGIIVSNDNYRDLANEKPEWKKFIDERLLMYSFVNDKFMPPDDPLGRHGPSLDNFLRKKPIVPEHKKQPCPYGKKCTYGHKCKYYHPERGSQPQRSVADELRAMSRNTAAKTTNEGGLVKSNSVPCSTKADSTSDVKRGAPKRQSDPSIRTHVYQDIEEKLPTKNKLETRSVPSLVSIPATPTAKPQSTTPLSNGLPSGVHFPPQDQRPQGQYPPMMMATKNHGTPMPYEQYPKCDSPVDVGYYSMLNAYSNLSISGPRSPERRFSLDTDYRVNSVASDCSSEGSVSCGSSDSYVGYSDRSYVSSPDPQLEESLKCQHTHPHSRLNSQPFLQTFHDPLTRVQSYSHEEPKFHHKRPLPHLAMHLQHPAVGARSSCPGDYPSPPSSAHSKAPHLGRSLVATRIDSISDSRLYDSSPSRQRKPYSRQEGLGSWDRPSYGMEAYGYRQTYSLPDNSTPPCYESITFQSLPEQQEPTWRIPYCGMPHDPPRYQDNREKIFINLCNIFPPDLVRLVMKRNPHVTDAQQLAAAILVEKSQLGY
- the Zc3h12c gene encoding probable ribonuclease ZC3H12C isoform X1 yields the protein MAAEKTLQEYGVVCIQEYRKSSKVESSARNSFMGLKDHLEHDLGHLYMESTDPQMSAAVTWPMVEKPTMDTVNAGKEGKGVSEENASSGDSEGSASSDHESEQLSSLSVEPCLLTKTHRQLCRSPCLEPHLLKHSDILQDFKPEESQTPSKEVRNPPDVAREYQTKLEFALKLGYSEEQIQLVLNKLGTDALINDILGELVKLGNKSEADQTASTINSVMRETSSLESQRSESPMQEAVVDDGENLRPVVIDGSNVAMSHGNKEVFSCRGIKLAVDWFLERGHKDITVFVPAWRKEQSRPDALITDQEILRKLEKEKILVFTPSRRVQGRRVVCYDDRFIVKLAFESDGIIVSNDNYRDLANEKPEWKKFIDERLLMYSFVNDKFMPPDDPLGRHGPSLDNFLRKKPIVPEHKKQPCPYGKKCTYGHKCKYYHPERGSQPQRSVADELRAMSRNTAAKTTNEGGLVKSNSVPCSTKADSTSDVKRGAPKRQSDPSIRTHVYQDIEEKLPTKNKLETRSVPSLVSIPATPTAKPQSTTPLSNGLPSGVHFPPQDQRPQGQYPPMMMATKNHGTPMPYEQYPKCDSPVDVGYYSMLNAYSNLSISGPRSPERRFSLDTDYRVNSVASDCSSEGSVSCGSSDSYVGYSDRSYVSSPDPQLEESLKCQHTHPHSRLNSQPFLQTFHDPLTRVQSYSHEEPKFHHKRPLPHLAMHLQHPAVGARSSCPGDYPSPPSSAHSKAPHLGRSLVATRIDSISDSRLYDSSPSRQRKPYSRQEGLGSWDRPSYGMEAYGYRQTYSLPDNSTPPCYESITFQSLPEQQEPTWRIPYCGMPHDPPRYQDNREKIFINLCNIFPPDLVRLVMKRNPHVTDAQQLAAAILVEKSQLGY
- the Zc3h12c gene encoding probable ribonuclease ZC3H12C isoform X3; the encoded protein is MEAGPGAAEGNGPTAVILPLGPSRARREYGVVCIQEYRKSSKVESSARNSFMGLKDHLEHDLGHLYMESTDPQMSAAVTWPMVEKPTMDTVNAGKEGKGVSEENASSGDSEGSASSDHESEQLSSLSVEPCLLTKTHRQLCRSPCLEPHLLKHSDILQDFKPEESQTPSKEVRNPPDVAREYQTKLEFALKLGYSEEQIQLVLNKLGTDALINDILGELVKLGNKSEADQTASTINSVMRETSSLESQRSESPMQEAVVDDGENLRPVVIDGSNVAMSHGNKEVFSCRGIKLAVDWFLERGHKDITVFVPAWRKEQSRPDALITDQEILRKLEKEKILVFTPSRRVQGRRVVCYDDRFIVKLAFESDGIIVSNDNYRDLANEKPEWKKFIDERLLMYSFVNDKFMPPDDPLGRHGPSLDNFLRKKPIVPEHKKQPCPYGKKCTYGHKCKYYHPERGSQPQRSVADELRAMSRNTAAKTTNEGGLVKSNSVPCSTKADSTSDVKRGAPKRQSDPSIRTHVYQDIEEKLPTKNKLETRSVPSLVSIPATPTAKPQSTTPLSNGLPSGVHFPPQDQRPQGQYPPMMMATKNHGTPMPYEQYPKCDSPVDVGYYSMLNAYSNLSISGPRSPERRFSLDTDYRVNSVASDCSSEGSVSCGSSDSYVGYSDRSYVSSPDPQLEESLKCQHTHPHSRLNSQPFLQTFHDPLTRVQSYSHEEPKFHHKRPLPHLAMHLQHPAVGARSSCPGDYPSPPSSAHSKAPHLGRSLVATRIDSISDSRLYDSSPSRQRKPYSRQEGLGSWDRPSYGMEAYGYRQTYSLPDNSTPPCYESITFQSLPEQQEPTWRIPYCGMPHDPPRYQDNREKIFINLCNIFPPDLVRLVMKRNPHVTDAQQLAAAILVEKSQLGY